Within the Porphyromonadaceae bacterium W3.11 genome, the region CAACTGTCCTTTGTGCATACGCCATAGCTCCACAAACATCTCTGAAACATCAGTAACAGGCGTGTGTGTTTCGCTTAACGCATCTAACAGAGCGGCTGCAAAGAGAGTATCTTCCTTAGCGGGCTTGCCTTTCCATCCTGCACACACCGCAAGGACATTCTTATCTCTACAATAGTTTGCGACGGCACTTAGATTAATAAAAGAGCCTATCACCACCTGGTGCCCTGCTTCGATACAGGACTTTATCGTACGCGTTCCATTCGTGGTGGTGAAGTAAATAGTCTCCCCTTCTGTGGTTTCTGGTGTGTATTCAAATGGGTCATTTCCAAACTTTGCAAAAGGGCATCGCACTACATTTCGCTCAGCTCCTACTGTACTCCCCTTTTTAGCAAAGCTCTCTGCCTCTTCAACTGTCTCGAGTGGGTAAATAGCCTTAGCACCATTCTGCAATGCTGTAATGATCGTGGATGATGCTCTGAGGACATCAATAACGACCGCCACGGAGTTTTTCTGAGGGTACTGTCCTATAAGCTCTGGAGAGGGAATTATATCAATGGGTAATTTCATAACTGTCTTATTACTGCTCTAACCTTTTCGACATCTGTCATCGGATATTGGTACTCATCAGCCAGATCACTCCCACCCATAGAGATATTAGTATTGTGATACGCCATATGGCTAGGGATCATGCTCTGAAAGGAGCCGTGAAGCTCACGAACTCCAGTTTCGTTAGCTATCTTCTGAGCATTCTCAACACACACTCCTGAGCCAGCCATCACTTCAATCCGAGCATTAGCTTGATGAACCAAGCTACGAATTATAGGAATACCTTCCTCAGCGGTCTGCTTACCACCTGAGGTCAGGATACGAGAAAAGCCTAGATCTATCGCTACCTCTAGGGTGGACGATAGGTCTAGGCTCATATCAAATGCTCTATGTAACGTTACAGGAAGTCCATCTGCAGCTTCGATCAATGCTCTACAAATCTCTTTATTCAGCTGTCCATCGGCTGATAATGCCCCCACAACAAATCCATGCACTCCTAAATCTCTAAGATAGCGGATGTCGGCTAGCATCTGCTCTACCTCTAAATCGCTATAAAGGAAATCTCCTCCTCTTGGACGAATAATGGGAAACACTGGAATATCAACCGACTCTAACGCCCCCTTCACCATCCCGGGTGATGGGGTTATACCGCCTTCTCCAAGGGCAGCACAGAGCTCAATCCGTCCTGCACCTCCCTCTTCGGCAGCGATACATGAAGCAATAGAATTAGCACAGACTTCCAAGAGTACCATACTCCGATTATTTCTTTAGGGTTACAGCCAAATGTAGTTCATCAAGCTGCTCATCATCAATAATAGATGGAGCATCAATCATCACATCTCTTCCAGAGTTATTCTTAGGGAAGGCAATGGTGTCACGGATGCTATTAAGCCCTGCAAATAACGATACCCAACGATCAAAGCCATACGCTATACCACCGTGTGGAGGGGCACCAAACTTAAAGGCGTTCATTAAGAATCCAAATTGCTCTTTGGCTTTTTCAGCAGTAAAACCAAGGACTTCAAACATCTTGGCTTGCAGACCACTATCATGAATACGAATAGATCCGCCACCTACTTCTACGCCATTGATAACCATATCATAAGCATTAGCACGTACTTTACCTGGATCGGTATCTAGTAGTGGAATATCTTCAGGCTTTGGAGACGTGAATGGATGGTGCATTGCAAAATATCTTTGAGACTCATCATCCCACTCAAGGAGAGGGAAATCAACGACCCACAGGCAGGAGTATTCTCCCTCTTTCATTAGTCCTTGTCTCCGTGCAACTTCTAATCGTAACTCGCCGAGTTGCTTTCTGGTCTTCATCACATCATCTCCACTTAATATAAGGATGAGGTCGCCTGCTTCAGCTTTCATCTCCTTAGCAAGTTCTTGTAACACCTCTTGAGTATAGAACTTATCCACACTACTTTTGACATCACCATCCTCTTGTACTCGGGCATAGACCATCCCTTTCGCTCCTACTTGTGGACGCTTGACATAGTCAGTCAGCTGATCCAACTGCTTACGGGTATAGACCGCAGCACCTTTCACGCAAATACCCCCAACGTATGCAGCTTCATCAAAGACTTTAAATCCATGTCCTTGCAGAACATCCATGAGCTCAACAAATCGCATATCAAAACGGGTGTCAGGCTTGTCCGAACCATAATACTTCATCGCATCGTGCCATGAGATATGTGGATAGGGATCCTTTTGATCAATATCCAGAACAGTCTTAAATAGATGCTTACTGAGCCCTTCGAATGTTTCTAAAATATCTTTCTGCTCTACAAATGACATCTCACAGTCTATTTGTGTAAACTCTGGCTGTCTGTCAGCACGAAGGTCTTCGTCACGGAAGCACTTTACGATCTGGAAATAACGGTCAAAGCCTGCAACCATAAGCAATTGCTTGAAGGTTTGTGGTGACTGTGGAAGAGCATAGAACTCTCCCTCATTCATACGAGAGGGAACCACAAAGTCTCTAGCCCCCTCAGGTGTGGACTTAATGAGTACAGGAGTCTCGACTTCAAGGAAATTGAGCTGACTTAGGTAATTACGTATCTCAATCCCCATACGATGGCGAAGCTCTAGATTACGACGAACCACAGAGCGACGGAGGTCTAAGTAACGGTACTTCATCCTCAGTTCATCACCGCCATCACTTTCATCCTCAATCGTGAATGGTGGTGTCTCGGACTTATTAAGGACCTTCATCTCACTGACTATAAGTTCTACTTCGCCAGTATCTAGGTGGTCGTTCTTAGAGCTACGCTCTGCGACCACCCCTTTTACTTGAAGTACGAACTCCCTTCCTATATGTGCTGCTTGCTCAGTAAGCTCAGCATTCTTTTCGTCGCTAAAGACTAACTGGGTTACACCATATCTATCTCGTAAATCAATAAAAATCATTCCCCCTAATTTACGATTACGCTGTACCCATCCTGCAAGCGTTATCTCCTCACCCACATTTTGTAGTCTTAATTCACCACAAGTAGTTGTTCTGTACATAGTTTCTTCTATCTATATTTTTCGAAGCCTTATTAGTTTTACGACTCCATCTTTTTAAGTTTCACTAGTGTTATCTTATTCTCTGTTGCCCTCATCACCTTGAATTGAAAATCTGGTGCAATGGAAAATTCCTCACCTCGATCAGGAATACCTTGATAATGGTAGAGAATGAATCCTGCAATCGTCTTGAAATCCTCATCTTCAGGTAAGTCCAGATCAAACTTTTCATTCAGAGTATCCAGCTCTGCACGACCAGAGATAATGTACTCACGCTCCCCTACTTGACGCATCACCACCCTATTGGTATCGTGCTCATCCTCTATATCTCCAAAGATTTCCTCTACAATATCTTCAAGAGTAATGATGCCTGCCGTCCCTCCAAGCTCATCCACGACGACTGCGATGCTCATCTTCTCATTGAGTAGTTTCTTCATAATCCTATCAGCACCTAAGGACTCAGGCACATAGAGTGTGGGATGAATATGATTCTGCCACAACGATCCTTCACTCTCAACCTTGTACATCTCGATACCGTGAATATACCCAATAATATCATCTATATCTTCATTATATACTAGGATCTTGGAGTAGCCAGTTTTATCAAAGAGGGCTATCAGCTCATCCAATGGAGTAGCGGAATCCACCGCCCTAATCTCATTACGTGGGATATAACAATCCCTTACCTTTACTTCTGAGAACTCTATTGCATTCTGTAATATCTTAGCTTCGGATGCCTTTTCCTCCTGGGTAACATTGGTCTCAATGTAATAATCCAAGTCCACCTTACTTAGTGGCTGTACTGTATCTTCCTCATTCTTGACTCCCAAAATCTTAAAGGATAAACTACTCAGAGCGGAGACTAGAATAGTAACGGGAAGAAGTAGTATATATATAATCATCAGAGGGAAAGAAAGTACCTTCAACGTAGTATTTGGCTTAAGCTGACCGATAGACTTCGGTAAATACTCTCCAAAGACGATAACGATTGCCGTAGAGATCATCGTTTGTATCAACATGACCAAAAAGTCATTTGGAATAACTTTGGATAGAGGGGCCTCTAGTACCATCGCGAAACAGAGACCATACACTACGTTTATAATATTATTCCCTATTAAAATCGTAGTAATAAACTTACCCATACGCTTATAAAAATAAGCTTGGATCTTAGAGACCGTGCTTCCTTGACTTTTATCCAGCTCTACTTGCAACCTATCGGCTGAAACAAAGCTAATCTCGCTCATACTAAAGAAAGCTGAGAAAAGGACACACAGTATGATGGCAAGATATAACATGGTTATACTCTGAAATAAGTTTGGCTTGACGCCATTGCTTGTTTTGGGTAGAGATTATCTACTTTTCCTATCATATTTATGGCGGTTAGCCCCAACGCTGAATCGCAACTCTGTATATTTATACTATCATCTTCCATGATATTTGTCTTCTAATGCTCTCAACTTATCTTTCAAATGACTGTGGATCCATATAGAGGAACTACACAAAATAACCACATACATAGAAATCGAGGTCATACTCATAGAAAGGGTTGCAGTCTTCATTTCTGAATCCACTAATTCCAATACAGACGTATAGAATATAGATATAATAAAGAGTATAATAATAACCCAACAAACCATTTGGATCCTTTTGCTCCACTTCACCTTCCTACTATAACTGTCTATGAGTACTTTTAGGTAAGACAAATCCTGCTCCTGACGAACAACAGCCTGAGTGGACTTACGCAAATAAAATTTATATCTCGAATCAATGATTATATAAATCACCACTAAGAGCAAAAAGGCTATTCGGATAAAATTAAGTCTAGACGACATCATCGCCGCATCTACATCAGCACCAAAGGTCATCACCGTAAGCACGATATAACATAGGAGAGCTACGGTACTCAGTGTAAAAAACACATTTGAGACTCTCTTAATGGTCTCTAGCTTTTTTTCTATTTCAGATAGAGTTTTCATAATCATTACTTTTTCTTTATTAACGAATCGGGAGCTAAATATTTTTTCCTTTCTACTTTTCGGATAACCTTCTTCGTTGGACTATTCAACCTTGATTCATCATCACTATTTGAAGAGACTGAATCGAGGTTATCTGCACTATTCGCAGAAGTGGGCTTCACTGACGTACTATCATTGGCCATCGCAGTACTATCATTTACCACCATAGGCTGATCTTCGACATCAAAATGCCCATGAGAGGAGTACAACTCATATCGCGTCATGCTTTGATTACTCTTGAAGCCAAAGTCGCTCTCTATCAATTGTCCTGAAGAACGCTCTATCATGATATACTCATGCGAATAAACTTCCTGAAGACTTTCATCCCAAAAAAGTGAATGACCAAAGAAACGCTGTCCCTCACGATTCAAGACCTCCACATTGCCCTTTAGCTCCCATAACTGTCTCTCTCTATAATAATATGCGGTATCAGCTTTTATAGAAGCTTGAATGTTAAAGAGAGTATCGAACTGCTCAACATATAGTCCTTCAGGAAAATACCATTTGTCTTCGGGCTTATCAAAGACATACCACTTAGCGGCATTCAACTTATACTTAGTAATCCCGCTATCGGAGATGAGCGTCTCTACTCCAGTAGTGAGAGAGGTGTATTCAAGTGAGTCAATATCACTAGTTAGCACATCCCCCTTCCGATGATTACAAGCCATGAACGACCATATAATATACAAAAAGATGACAGCACACCCCAATGACTTGGGGCGTGCTAGCACCTTTACGTAACTTTTATGTTCTAAAAAGTTCTTACAAATGTCGCTCATAAATCTTATATACTGAGCGGATCAAGTTCTTATTTAATAGTACGTACAGTAGTACTCTCCCCGATCCATCCTCCGATATAGAATGACTCACCCTCTTGAATATCTGGGTGCATAAAGACATCCTCCTTACGTGGGAAGTGACTACGGAACTTAGCAATACTTCTTGAAGCCTCATCAGAGACACTTGGGTCGATAGCTCTAGCACGCTCTAGCTTGTCCACTACTAGGCAGTAAACCACTCTCTGCTTTACAGGGTCATCAGGGAAGATGCTTCTAGCAGTATCTGCATACATTTTAGCGATCAGGATCATAGGAGCTCCAAATCCACTCTTCTCTTGCATTGCCTTATTAGCAAAGTTACGTGCTGAAGAGTAGCTATTTCGCTCATAGTTAATCACAGCCATCATAAAGTATGACTCCCCGATATCACTTGAGTCATCACTCATAGAGATAGCTTCTTCGAAATATTTAATCGCACGATCGTAATTTTTATCTTTATACGCCTTTAGAGCAATACCACGAGCAGCACCAGCTGATGGCTCCAATTGATACATATACTCAGAGGCTGTGAAGTACACATCACTTTCAGTACATCCTACAGAACGAAGGACCTTGATCACGCCCGCCAAAAATTCCTTATCACTTTTCTTACCATCAAGCTGAGGACCATAAATCTTATCCATCATTTCACAGCTTGCAGCACCACTACTTGCAAAGAATGTCTGAGCATC harbors:
- a CDS encoding hemolysin family protein, yielding MLYLAIILCVLFSAFFSMSEISFVSADRLQVELDKSQGSTVSKIQAYFYKRMGKFITTILIGNNIINVVYGLCFAMVLEAPLSKVIPNDFLVMLIQTMISTAIVIVFGEYLPKSIGQLKPNTTLKVLSFPLMIIYILLLPVTILVSALSSLSFKILGVKNEEDTVQPLSKVDLDYYIETNVTQEEKASEAKILQNAIEFSEVKVRDCYIPRNEIRAVDSATPLDELIALFDKTGYSKILVYNEDIDDIIGYIHGIEMYKVESEGSLWQNHIHPTLYVPESLGADRIMKKLLNEKMSIAVVVDELGGTAGIITLEDIVEEIFGDIEDEHDTNRVVMRQVGEREYIISGRAELDTLNEKFDLDLPEDEDFKTIAGFILYHYQGIPDRGEEFSIAPDFQFKVMRATENKITLVKLKKMES
- a CDS encoding tetratricopeptide repeat protein; amino-acid sequence: MKKGLMLLMSFLFALTAMAQTDADNSGANIDCAKNVSYFTVHAKSKNYLDAYNFWKKVYDACPQESKNIYIYGPEILRWKIEQAKTQEEKMAFLDELLGVYDNRIKYFGDDKKISKDYILGSKVQDYMTYMGNDTDFNKIYGWLEPVVSEMKENTDPFTLSQFVYASMARMYKNQDYKSQYVDDHLMVDKYFDIQISKANEAGDAKKAKTIEQYKNDAQTFFASSGAASCEMMDKIYGPQLDGKKSDKEFLAGVIKVLRSVGCTESDVYFTASEYMYQLEPSAGAARGIALKAYKDKNYDRAIKYFEEAISMSDDSSDIGESYFMMAVINYERNSYSSARNFANKAMQEKSGFGAPMILIAKMYADTARSIFPDDPVKQRVVYCLVVDKLERARAIDPSVSDEASRSIAKFRSHFPRKEDVFMHPDIQEGESFYIGGWIGESTTVRTIK
- a CDS encoding 2-phosphosulfolactate phosphatase — translated: MKLPIDIIPSPELIGQYPQKNSVAVVIDVLRASSTIITALQNGAKAIYPLETVEEAESFAKKGSTVGAERNVVRCPFAKFGNDPFEYTPETTEGETIYFTTTNGTRTIKSCIEAGHQVVIGSFINLSAVANYCRDKNVLAVCAGWKGKPAKEDTLFAAALLDALSETHTPVTDVSEMFVELWRMHKGQLMNYTKESNHYPRMVAAGKDNSYEYCMTLDLSQTLPIATVQKDGMICITT
- the aspS gene encoding aspartate--tRNA ligase codes for the protein MYRTTTCGELRLQNVGEEITLAGWVQRNRKLGGMIFIDLRDRYGVTQLVFSDEKNAELTEQAAHIGREFVLQVKGVVAERSSKNDHLDTGEVELIVSEMKVLNKSETPPFTIEDESDGGDELRMKYRYLDLRRSVVRRNLELRHRMGIEIRNYLSQLNFLEVETPVLIKSTPEGARDFVVPSRMNEGEFYALPQSPQTFKQLLMVAGFDRYFQIVKCFRDEDLRADRQPEFTQIDCEMSFVEQKDILETFEGLSKHLFKTVLDIDQKDPYPHISWHDAMKYYGSDKPDTRFDMRFVELMDVLQGHGFKVFDEAAYVGGICVKGAAVYTRKQLDQLTDYVKRPQVGAKGMVYARVQEDGDVKSSVDKFYTQEVLQELAKEMKAEAGDLILILSGDDVMKTRKQLGELRLEVARRQGLMKEGEYSCLWVVDFPLLEWDDESQRYFAMHHPFTSPKPEDIPLLDTDPGKVRANAYDMVINGVEVGGGSIRIHDSGLQAKMFEVLGFTAEKAKEQFGFLMNAFKFGAPPHGGIAYGFDRWVSLFAGLNSIRDTIAFPKNNSGRDVMIDAPSIIDDEQLDELHLAVTLKK
- a CDS encoding copper homeostasis protein CutC encodes the protein MVLLEVCANSIASCIAAEEGGAGRIELCAALGEGGITPSPGMVKGALESVDIPVFPIIRPRGGDFLYSDLEVEQMLADIRYLRDLGVHGFVVGALSADGQLNKEICRALIEAADGLPVTLHRAFDMSLDLSSTLEVAIDLGFSRILTSGGKQTAEEGIPIIRSLVHQANARIEVMAGSGVCVENAQKIANETGVRELHGSFQSMIPSHMAYHNTNISMGGSDLADEYQYPMTDVEKVRAVIRQL